A portion of the Manihot esculenta cultivar AM560-2 chromosome 2, M.esculenta_v8, whole genome shotgun sequence genome contains these proteins:
- the LOC110609433 gene encoding uncharacterized protein LOC110609433 encodes MTGLFVLHRMIPSSPPNPQRHAGQLSSSKLQQILQTQQPHLVNKSKRCIYRLGYKLIPNIKFPMARQLHITQIPLNTSQAAMAGMTLLLCAFALFMCASHSRKWRRWSTCYGSSNHSPVIQLNTEAMMLSTGVRTLHGRSNSELLFSGEQQQQGVGVWQKNILMGGKCQLPDFSGVIIYDSDGNVVAPAKNPHPLLTWK; translated from the coding sequence ATGACTGGTTTGTTTGTATTACATAGAATGATTCCAAGTTCACCACCAAACCCACAGAGACATGCTGGTCAATTATCTTCATCTAAACTCCAACAAATCCTCCAAACGCAACAACCCCATTTGGTAAACAAGAGCAAGAGATGTATATATAGACTTGGATACAAGCTCATACCCAACATCAAATTTCCTATGGCTCGCCAACTTCACATCACACAAATACCACTGAACACATCACAAGCAGCCATGGCTGGAATGACTCTTCTCTTGTGTGCCTTTGCCTTGTTCATGTGTGCTTCTCATTCGCGTAAATGGCGACGCTGGAGCACTTGCTATGGTTCTTCCAACCATAGTCCTGTCATCCAACTCAATACTGAAGCTATGATGCTGAGCACCGGAGTTCGCACTCTGCACGGTCGCAGTAACAGTGAACTCTTGTTTAGTGGTGAACAGCAACAGCAAGGAGTTGGAGTTTGGCAGAAGAATATACTCATGGGTGGGAAGTGCCAGCTACCGGACTTTTCAGGTGTCATCATTTATGACTCCGACGGAAACGTTGTTGCCCCTGCAAAAAATCCTCATCCCTTGCTCACATGGAAGTGA
- the LOC110610031 gene encoding peroxidase 12 — protein sequence MATATYFACLLLISSTLMGFSFSVIQAQSRPPIVNGLSWTFYQTTCPQLEAIIRSELQQVFATNIGQAAGLLRLQFHDCFVQGCDGSILLERGSERTEIPNRTLRPEAFQILENLRQIVHAQCGLVVSCSDILTIAARDSVVLSGGPDYEVPLGRRDGVTFAPVNQTLIDLIPATANVSTIISQFSRKNLNVTDVVALSGAHTIGISSCSSFTNRLYPTIDPTMDPAFAASLMQICPSLDSTNVAVLDVRSPNTFDNQYYANLFSRQGLLNSDQNIRRDARTLGYVTRFFTNQTFFFRMFVDSMVKMGQVDVLTGTQGEIRANCFRRNSDNLDLLSVAKENLGSSSTMR from the exons ATGGCTACTGCCACTTACTTCGCTTGTCTCCTTCTGATCTCTTCTACCTTAATGGGTTTTTCTTTTAGTGTCATCCAGGCACAAAGCAGACCTCCCATAGTCAATGGTCTCTCCTGGACATTCTACCAAACTACTTGTCCTCAACTTGAAGCCATTATCAGAAGTGAGCTCCAGCAAGTTTTCGCCACAAACATTGGCCAAGCTGCTGGGTTGCTTCGTCTTCAGTTCCATGACTGCTTTGTCCAAG GATGCGATGGATCGATACTGCTTGAAAGAGGAAGCGAGAGGACCGAAATTCCTAATCGGACCTTGAGACCAGAAGCATTTCAGATCCTCGAGAATCTCCGGCAGATTGTTCACGCACAGTGTGGCCTTGTCGTCTCTTGCTCTGATATTCTCACGATCGCTGCTCGTGATTCCGTCGTCCTG AGTGGTGGCCCAGACTACGAGGTTCCATTGGGAAGGCGAGATGGAGTAACATTCGCACCAGTAAATCAAACACTTATAGATTTAATTCCAGCAACTGCCAACGTTAGCACAATCATTAGCCAGTTTTCAAGAAAAAACCTGAATGTTACAGATGTTGTAGCCCTGTCAGGAGCTCACACCATAGGCATCAGCAGTTGCAGCTCATTCACTAATCGCCTATATCCAACCATAGATCCTACAATGGACCCAGCTTTTGCTGCGTCTCTCATGCAGATCTGTCCTTCATTGGACTCCACTAACGTTGCTGTTCTAGATGTTCGATCTCCTAACACTTTTGACAATCAGTACTATGCTAATTTGTTCAGCCGTCAGGGCCTGCTAAACTCGGACCAGAACATAAGACGAGATGCCAGAACATTGGGCTATGTTACTAGGTTTTTTACTAATCAAACATTCTTCTTTCGTATGTTCGTGGATTCCATGGTGAAAATGGGGCAAGTGGATGTGTTAACAGGGACACAAGGGGAGATTCGTGCCAATTGCTTCAGGAGAAATTCTGATAACCTGGATTTGTTGTCTGTGGCGAAAGAGAATCTGGGTTCATCTTCTACAATGAGATAA
- the LOC110608675 gene encoding LRR receptor-like serine/threonine-protein kinase RGI5 has translation MEKRSHCVSFFLILVMLTTTKTLVLFVASLSPDGEALLSLLSSADPSAKSSSSILSSWNPSSSTPCSWQAITCSPQNRVISLSLPNTFLNLSSLPSQLSSLTYLQLLNLSSTNISGSIPPSFGQLTSLRLLDLSSNSLSGEIPQELGLLSSLQFLYLNSNRLSGTIPPQLANLTSLQVFCLQDNLINGSIPSQLGSLISLQQFRVGGNPYLTGDIPPELGLLTNLTTFGAAATGLTGAIPPTFGNLINLQTLALYDTEVFGSIPLELGLCSELRNLYLHMNKLTGSIPSQLGKLQKLTSLLLWGNAISGPIPVELSNCSSLVVLDASANDISGEIPSDLGKLVVLEQLHLSDNSLTGVIPWQLSNCTSLTALQLDKNQLSGAIPWQIGELKYLQNFFLWGNSVSGTIPASFGNCTELYALDLSRNKLTGTIPDEIFGLKKLSKLLLLGNSLSGGLPRSIANCQSLVRLRLGENQLSGQIPKEIGQLQNLVFLDLYMNHFSGAIPVEIANITVLELLDVHNNHFTGEIPSQLGDLVNLEQLDLSRNSFKGEIPWSFGNFSYLNKLILNNNLLSGSIPRSIKNLQKLTLLDLSYNSFSGPIPPEIGYVTSLTISLDLSSNAFTGEIPETISSLTQLQSIDLSHNLLYGNIKVLGSLTSLTSLNISCNNFSGPIPVTPFFRTLSSSSYFQNPNLCLSTDGSTCSSRVTRRNGLKSAKTVALISVILASVTMAVIASWILLSRNHKYMLEKALGASSSSSEAEDFSYPWTFIPFQKLNFSIDNILDCLRDENVIGKGCSGVVYKAEMPSGELIAVKKLWKTKREEEPVDSFAAEIQILGHIRHRNIVKLLGYCSNRSVKLLLYNYIPNGNLQQLLRGNRNLDWETRYKIAVGSAQGLAYLHHDCLPAILHRDVKCNNILLDSKFEAYLADFGLAKLMNSANYHQAISRVAGSYGYIAPEYGYSMNITEKSDVYSYGVVLLEILSGRSAVESQVGDGLHIVEWVKKKMASFEPAVSILDAKLQGLPDQMVQEMLQTLGIAMFCVNSSPAERPTMKEVVALLMEVKSTPEEWGKTSQPLIKQSSNQS, from the exons ATGGAGAAGCGAAGCCATTGTGTCTCGTTCTTCTTGATCTTGGTAATGTTAACCACGACTAAAACATTAGTACTTTTTGTTGCTTCCCTATCTCCTGATGGAGAagctcttctttctcttctctcctCTGCTGATCCATCTGCAAAATCATCCTCTTCAATTCTTTCCTCTTGGAACCCATCAAGCTCAACACCTTGTTCATGGCAAGCCATTACTTGTTCTCCTCAAAACAGAGTCATCTCTCTTTCTTTGCCGAACACATTCCTCAATCTCTCTTCACTGCCTTCACAGCTTTCTTCTCTCACTTATCTGCAACTTCTCAATCTCTCCTCTACCAATATCTCTGGTTCTATCCCTCCTTCCTTTGGCCAACTCACCAGCCTTAGGCTTTTAGACCTCTCCTCTAACTCTCTTTCAGGTGAAATACCACAAGAACTTGGTCTCCTCTCTTCACTTCAGTTCCTTTACTTGAACTCTAATAGATTATCTGGTACAATACCTCCACAACTAGCAAATCTTACTTCTTTACAAGTTTTTTGTCTGCAAGATAATCTCATCAATGGCTCAATACCATCCCAGTTGGGTTCTTTAATATCTCTCCAGCAATTTAGAGTAGGTGGGAATCCTTATTTAACTGGAGATATACCTCCAGAATTAGGACTATTAACCAATCTCACTACATTTGGTGCTGCTGCAACTGGGCTGACTGGTGCGATACCACCTACGTTTGGGAACTTGATCAATCTCCAAACTTTAGCTCTTTACGATACAGAGGTGTTTGGTTCTATACCACTTGAGCTTGGTTTGTGTTCAGAGTTGAGGAACTTGTATTTGCACATGAATAAGCTCACTGGCTCCATCCCTTCTCAGTTGGGTAAGTTGCAGAAACTTACTAGCTTGCTTCTATGGGGCAATGCAATTTCTGGACCCATCCCAGTTGAGCTTTCAAATTGTTCGTCTCTGGTTGTGCTTGATGCTTCAGCTAATGATATTTCTGGAGAAATCCCAAGTGATTTAGGGAAGTTAGTGGTTCTTGAGCAGCTTCACTTGTCAGATAATTCATTAACCGGTGTGATTCCCTGGCAGTTAAGTAATTGCACAAGCCTAACTGCTCTGCAGCTTGATAAGAATCAATTATCAGGTGCTATTCCATGGCAGATTGGAGAATTGAAGTATTTGCAAAATTTCTTCTTGTGGGGCAACTCAGTTTCTGGTACCATACCAGCATCTTTTGGGAACTGCACTGAATTATATGCTCTTGATCTTTCAAGAAACAAGCTTACAGGGACAATCCCAGATGAGATTTTTGGATTGAAGAAATTAAGCAAGCTTCTGCTTCTAGGGAATTCATTATCAGGAGGGTTGCCGCGAAGTATTGCAAATTGTCAGTCTCTGGTGAGATTGAGGCTTGGTGAAAATCAACTCTCAGGTCAGATTCCAAAGGAGATTGGCCAGTTGCAGAATTTAGTCTTTCTAGACTTATACATGAATCATTTCTCTGGAGCAATCCCAGTTGAGATTGCCAACATCACAGTTCTTGAGCTCCTGGATGTGCACAACAATCACTTTACAGGAGAGATACCGTCTCAGCTAGGGGACCTAGTGAATTTGGAGCAGCTTGATCTTAGCAGAAACAGCTTCAAAGGTGAAATTCCATGGAGCTTTGGCAACTTCAGTTACTTGAACAAGCTGATTCTCAACAATAATCTTCTATCAGGGTCAATTCCAAGATCCATTAAGAATTTGCAGAAGCTAACGCTGCTTGATTTGAGCTACAACAGCTTCTCTGGTCCAATTCCACCAGAAATTGGTTATGTGACAAGCTTAACCATCAGTTTGGACTTGAGCTCAAATGCATTTACAGGAGAAATCCCAGAGACAATATCAAGTTTGACCCAGTTACAATCAATTGATCTTTCTCATAATTTGCTTTATGGGAACATTAAGGTTCTTGGTTCTCTTACAAGCCTCACTTCCCTAAATATCTCTTGCAACAACTTCTCAGGCCCTATTCCTGTAACACCATTTTTCAGAACTTTGTCCTCTAGTTCATATTTTCAAAACCCAAATCTTTGCTTATCAACTGATGGGTCTACTTGTTCATCAAGAGTTACTAGAAGAAATGGATTGAAATCGGCCAAAACTGTAGCATTGATTTCTGTGATTCTGGCTTCAGTGACAATGGCAGTTATTGCTTCATGGATTTTACTTTCTAGGAATCATAAGTACATGCTGGAGAAAGCTTTAGGAGCATCATCCTCTTCATCAGAGGCTGAAGATTTCTCTTATCCATGGACTTTTATCCCATTTCAAAAGCTCAACTTTTCCATTGATAACATCTTAGATTGTTTGAGAGATGAAAATGTGATTGGCAAAGGCTGCTCTGGTGTTGTCTACAAGGCTGAAATGCCTAGTGGGGAATTGATTGCAGTCAAAAAGCTTTGGAAAACAAAACGAGAAGAAGAACCCGTGGATTCATTTGCAGCGGAAATTCAAATTCTAGGACACATTCGACATCGAAATATTGTGAAGCTCTTAGGCTATTGTTCCAATAGAAGTGTCAAGCTTCTTCTCTACAACTACATTCCAAATGGTAATTTGCAACAGCTGTTGCGAGGGAATCGAAACTTGGATTGGGAAACAAGGTACAAGATTGCAGTAGGATCAGCTCAAGGTCTAGCTTACCTTCATCATGATTGTTTGCCTGCAATTCTTCACAGAGATGTTAAGTGCAATAACATCCTTCTAGATTCCAAGTTTGAGGCTTATTTGGCAGATTTCGGCCTAGCCAAATTGATGAACTCTGCAAATTATCATCAAGCCATATCAAGGGTTGCTGGATCTTATGGTTATATTGCTCCAG AGTATGGATATAGCATGAATATAACAGAAAAAAGTGATGTTTATAGCTATGGGGTGGTGTTGCTAGAGATTCTAAGCGGCCGGAGTGCTGTGGAATCTCAAGTTGGAGATGGGCTGCACATAGTTGAATGGGTGAAGAAAAAGATGGCAAGTTTTGAACCAGCTGTTTCAATACTAGATGCAAAGCTTCAAGGTTTACCAGATCAGATGGTGCAAGAAATGCTTCAAACACTAGGTATAGCAATGTTCTGTGTCAACTCTTCCCCGGCCGAGCGGCCGACAATGAAGGAAGTAGTGGCATTGTTAATGGAGGTGAAGAGCACACCAGAAGAATGGGGAAAGACATCTCAACCTTTAATAAAACAGTCATCAAATCAAAGTTGA
- the LOC110609432 gene encoding DEAD-box ATP-dependent RNA helicase 39, with product MAGTSRTLLSLSLSSATKHCHPFLRLPHSSRVLPGFNFRALCTASATTVSPFDTSTIPGPDEAKHSILLERLRLRHLKHSSKPSQAKTQSPPKPVVAIEKDEDGFKSKKGKKMVGSFEEIGLSEEVMGAVREMGIEVPTEIQCIGIPAVLDGKSVVLGSHTGSGKTLAYMLPLVQLLRRDEATLGMLMKPGRPRAVVLCPTRELSEQVFRVAKSISHHARFRSTMVSGGGWFRPQKDSLNNAIDMVVGTPGRVLQHIEDVNMVYGDIKYLVLDEADTMFDRGFGPEIRRFLRPLKNRASKPDGQGFQTILVTATMTKAVQKLIDEEFQGIIHLRTSTLHKKIASARHDFIKLSGSENKLEALLQVLEPSLAKGNRVMVFCNTLNSSRAVDHFLAENQISTVNYHGEVPAEQRVENLQKFKSDDGDCPTLVCTDLAARGLDLDVDHVIMFDFPLNSIDYLHRTGRTARMGAKGKVTSLVAKRDVLLAARIEEAMRKNESLEALNKDNVRRDVARAQITEQKGKKEKLIKQSNQRNKTKAATVKSSSNLTKASSVNKSGKSSTLAKSAKGVKVVKTVRASSRTSLAGNKKTGSKKSTAVKSTASKLRVVPLRGRSSSSSKK from the exons ATGGCAGGCACATCAAGGACACTCTTAAGCCTCTCTCTATCCTCTGCAACCAAGCACTGCCACCCATTTCTTAGGCTTCCCCATTCAAGTAGGGTTTTGCCGGGGTTTAACTTCAGAGCCTTGTGCACCGCCTCAGCCACCACTGTCTCACCGTTCGACACTAGTACAATTCCTGGACCAGACGAAGCCAAGCACTCAATCCTTCTAGAGAGACTTAGATTGAGGCACCTCAAGCACTCCTCAAAACCCTCACAAGCTAAAACCCAATCCCCACCAAAACCAGTTGTTGCTATCGAGAAGGATGAAGATGGTTTTAAGTCGAAGAAGGGGAAAAAGATGGTGGGAAGCTTTGAGGAGATTGGGCTTAGTGAAGAGGTGATGGGGGCTGTGAGGGAGATGGGGATTGAGGTTCCTACTGAGATACAGTGCATTGGGATTCCTGCTGTTTTGGATGGAAAAAGTGTGGTCTTGGGGTCGCATACTGGGTCTGGCAAAACTTTGGCTTATATGTTGCCTCTTGTTCAG TTACTGAGACGGGATGAAGCAACACTAGGTATGCTAATGAAGCCTGGTCGTCCTCGAGCTGTTGTTCTCTGCCCTACAAGAGAGCTCTCTGAGCAG GTTTTTCGTGTGGCAAAGTCTATCAGTCATCATGCTCGATTCAGGTCTACTATGGTTAGTGGTGGCGGCTGGTTTAGACCTCAGAAAGACTCACTAAATAATGCTATTGATATGGTTGTTGGGACCCCTGGCAGGGTTCTTCAACATATTGAGGATGTTAATATGGTTTATGGCGACATAAAGTACTTG GTGCTAGATGAGGCAGATACCATGTTTGACCGTGGCTTTGGTCCTGAAATTCGCAGATTTCTACGCCCATTAAAGAACCGTGCATCAAAACCTGATGGCCAAGGGTTTCAAACCATTTTGGTCACCGCAACAATGACAAAG GCAGTTCAAAAGCTGATTGATGAGGAATTTCAAGGAATAATCCATCTGCGCACATCAACACTGCATAAAAAGATAGCATCTGCTCGGCATGATTTTATAAAACTTTCTGGTTCTGAAAACAAGTTGGAAGCACTGTTACAG GTTCTTGAGCCAAGTTTAGCAAAGGGAAACAGGGTGATGGTATTCTGTAACACATTGAATTCCAGCCGTGCTGTGGACCACTTTCTTGCTGAGAATCAGATTTCTACTGTCAATTATCATGGAGAGGTACCAGCAGAACAAAG GGTTGAAAATCTACAGAAGTTTAAGAGTGATGATGGAGATTGCCCCACATTGGTCTGTACCGACTTGGCAGCTAGGGGGCTTGATTTGGATGTTGATCATGTTATCATGTTTGATTTCCCCTTGAACTCT ATCGATTACCTTCATCGCACAGGAAGAACTGCTCGAATGGGTGCAAAAG GGAAAGTGACAAGCTTGGTGGCTAAAAGGGATGTGCTGTTGGCTGCCCGAATTGAGGAGGCAATGAGGAAGAATGAGAGCTTGGAAGCCCTTAATAAAGATAATGTTCGGAGAGATGTTGCCAGGGCTCAAATAACTGAACAGAAGGGAAAGAAGGAAAAGTTGATTAAACAATCCAATCAGAGAAACAAGACGAAGGCTGCAACAGTAAAATCTTCTAGCAACCTCACCAAGGCTTCTTCAGTAAATAAATCTGGAAAATCATCCACCTTAGCAAAATCTGCAAAAGGTGTTAAAGTTGTGAAGACAGTTAGAGCCTCCAGTAGAACATCTCTTGCTGGCAACAAGAAAACAGGGAGTAAAAAATCCACTGCAGTCAAATCGACAGCTTCAAAGCTAAGAGTAGTGCCGCTTAGAGGTCGCTCATCTTCATCTAGCAAGAAATAA
- the LOC110609992 gene encoding peroxidase 12, which produces MQKPTMATAKSLRSPLFIPFLLLASCLSSANGEKFKANVTIANGLAYGFYRYTCPQVEFIVRKYLMQVYRRDVGQAAGILRLHSHDCFVQGCDGSVLLDRSPERTELPNLSLRPQSFEIIETLRQIVHSQCGRVVSCSDLLTLAARDAVFFTGGLDYAVPLGRRDGVTFPRINQTFEDLVAPTAKTTEILTKFARKDLNLVDTVALSGAHSIGIAHCITFEERLFPDRDPTMEVSLFNSLRQVCPAPGATAPVWLDFRSPNRFDNLYYIDLMNRQGIFTSDQDLFEDPRTRPTVISFAANQRLFFRNFAIAMTKMGIVDVLTDGQGEIRGRCSMRNSDVNDLESVVEQDLGPSSSASI; this is translated from the exons ATGCAAAAACCAACCATGGCAACTGCTAAATCTCTCAGATCTCCCCTTTTCATCCCTTTTCTTTTGCTGGCCTCGTGCCTTAGCAGTGCTAATGGTGAAAAATTCAAAGCTAATGTTACAATAGCTAATGGTCTGGCGTATGGATTCTACAGATACACATGTCCTCAGGTTGAATTTATTGTCAGAAAGTATCTGATGCAAGTTTACAGGAGGGACGTCGGCCAAGCAGCTGGAATTCTTCGTCTCCACTCCCATGACTGCTTTGTTCAG gGATGCGATGGATCGGTGTTGCTGGATAGATCACCCGAGAGGACGGAACTTCCCAACTTGAGCTTGAGACCACAGTCGTTTGAGATCATAGAAACTCTTCGCCAAATTGTACACTCGCAGTGTGGCCGTGTCGTCTCTTGTTCTGATCTTCTCACACTTGCCGCTCGTGACGCCGTCTTCTTT ACAGGTGGGCTTGACTATGCAGTCCCTTTAGGAAGGCGAGATGGGGTAACATTCCCAAGAATAAACCAAACATTTGAAGACCTGGTGGCTCCAACTGCTAAAACAACTGAAATTCTAACAAAGTTTGCTCGAAAAGACTTAAATTTAGTCGACACTGTAGCCCTGTCCGGAGCTCACAGCATTGGCATCGCCCATTGCATCACTTTTGAGGAACGTCTGTTTCCTGATAGAGATCCGACAATGGAAGTTTCTCTCTTCAACAGTCTTAGGCAAGTTTGTCCTGCACCAGGCGCCACAGCTCCAGTCTGGTTGGATTTTCGATCCCCTAACAGATTCGACAACTTGTACTACATTGATCTCATGAACCGCCAGGGCATATTTACCTCGGACCAAGATTTGTTTGAAGATCCTAGGACGAGGCCAACTGTTATTAGTTTTGCTGCTAACCAACGTTTGTTCTTCAGGAACTTCGCCATTGCCATGACCAAAATGGGGATTGTGGATGTGTTGACAGATGGACAAGGGGAAATTCGTGGCAGATGCAGCATGAGGAATTCTGATGTTAACGATTTGGAGTCTGTAGTGGAACAGGATCTGGGTCCATCATCCTCTGCTTCCATTTAA
- the LOC110610064 gene encoding peroxidase 12 has translation MAAAKSFITLLLFISLLSLASCLSSASETKFKANVTVSNGLAFGFYAFVCPQVEILVRNHLLQVFNRDVGQAAGILRLHAHDCFVQGCDGSILLDRSVERTELPNLSLRPESIQVIDTLRQIVHSQCGPVVSCSDLLTLAARDSVFFTSGFDYAVPLGRRDGVVFPRPGQTFEDLIAPNAKTTEVLTKYARKGLNLVDAVALSGAHSIGIAHCSSFSERIFPNRDPTMEISFFNSLRQVCPAPNANGIASLDIRSPFRFDNFYFIDLMNRQGVFTSDQDLFEDLRTRPTVITFAASQPLFFSSFAVAMTKMGSVEVLTGAQGEIRARCNVRNSDVNDLEPVVEKDIASSSAM, from the exons ATGGCTGCTGCTAAATCTTTCATCACTCTTCTCCTTTTCATCTCTCTTCTCTCACTGGCTTCTTGCCTTAGCAGTGCTAGTGAGACAAAATTCAAAGCTAATGTTACTGTATCAAACGGCCTGGCGTTTGGATTCTACGCATTTGTATGTCCTCAAGTTGAAATTCTTGTGAGAAATCATCTGTTGCAAGTTTTCAACAGGGACGTGGGGCAAGCAGCTGGAATCCTTCGTTTACACGCCCATGACTGCTTTGTTCAG GGATGCGATGGATCTATATTGCTGGATAGATCAGTTGAGAGGACTGAACTTCCTAACTTGAGCTTGAGACCTGAGTCAATTCAGGTTATTGATACTCTCCGCCAGATTGTTCACTCCCAGTGTGGCCCTGTCGTCTCTTGTTCTGATCTTCTCACACTCGCTGCGAGGGACTCCGTCTTCTTT aCAAGTGGATTTGACTACGCAGTCCCTTTAGGAAGGCGAGATGGAGTAGTGTTCCCAAGACCAGGACAAACATTTGAAGATCTGATAGCTCCTAATGCTAAAACAACTGAAGTACTAACCAAGTATGCTCGAAAAGGCTTGAATTTAGTCGACGCTGTAGCCCTGTCGGGTGCCCACAGCATCGGTATCGCCCATTGCAGCTCTTTCAGTGAACGCATTTTCCCTAATAGAGATCCCACCATGGAAATTTCTTTCTTCAATAGTCTTAGGCAAGTTTGTCCTGCACCAAATGCCAATGGCATAGCTTCGTTGGATATTCGATCCCCTTTTAGATTCGACAACTTTTATTTCATTGATCTAATGAACCGACAGGGAGTGTTTACTTCAGACCAAGATTTGTTTGAAGATCTTAGGACGAGGCCAACTGTTATTACTTTTGCTGCTAGCCAACCTTTGTTCTTCTCGAGCTTCGCAGTTGCCATGACCAAGATGGGGAGTGTGGAGGTTTTGACAGGCGCACAAGGGGAAATTCGTGCCAGGTGCAACGTAAGGAACTCCGATGTTAACGATTTGGAGCCTGTAGTGGAAAAGGATATAGCTTCATCCTCTGCAATGTGA